In Eremothecium gossypii ATCC 10895 chromosome II, complete sequence, the genomic window ATTCATGATAGATTGGTTACCTCATAAGATGACATCGATCAGTGGTATGGAAGCCGGATTTAAAAAAAGGAGTAACCCTAGTGATTTGTTTCCCAGTGGTGTTGACGGTAAGAAAGGTGCGAGGGATTGAAGATATGCGCGTGAGCGAGGATACTAGCACGAAGGAGGTCTTTGAGCGGGTGGCGGCGGATTTCCTGCAGCTATACAAACGGTGTGTGCTGGCGCAGACTAGGGAGGTACGCAGTAGTGACCGGGAACGCTGCGAGGAGTTGGTGAGACGGAATGCACTTGCGAGAGAGCTATGTAAGCTGCATCAGACACTGTGCTTCGTGTATGAAAATGACGCGCTGTATGGTATTGTGCTGGACGCGTTGGACCTAGAGGGCATCTACGGTCGCGTGGAAGAGGGTCCGGGGGCTGACGATTACCAGGACCGATTAGTCCAAGAGCTGCTGCGTTACTTCAAGGACGAGTTCTTTACGTGGTGCGACAAGCCGTtgtgcgcgcgctgcggaACGGCCAAGAAACAGGCGGCAGTGGGGCATGGCAAGCCGACGGTGGAAGAGGCACGTTACCGGTGCACTGTCGTTGAGCTATTCCGATGCGAGGACTGCGGTGATGTGGCGCGGTTTCCGCGGTACAACGACCcgctgaagctgctggagaCACGGACAGGGCGCTGCGGCGAGTGGTGCAACCTGTTCATGCTGATCCTGCGCTCGTTTGGAATCGAAGCGCGGTACACCTGGAACCGCGAGGATCACGTCTGGTGCGAAGTGTACTCAAATGCACTGAAGCGGTGGGTCCATGTGGACTCATGCGAGAAGAGCTTCGACGAGCCGCACATATATTCAGTAAACTGGAACAAGGCTATGAGCTATGTGATTGC contains:
- the PNG1 gene encoding peptide-N4-(N-acetyl-beta-glucosaminyl)asparagine amidase (Syntenic homolog of Saccharomyces cerevisiae YPL096W (PNG1)); this translates as MRVSEDTSTKEVFERVAADFLQLYKRCVLAQTREVRSSDRERCEELVRRNALARELCKLHQTLCFVYENDALYGIVLDALDLEGIYGRVEEGPGADDYQDRLVQELLRYFKDEFFTWCDKPLCARCGTAKKQAAVGHGKPTVEEARYRCTVVELFRCEDCGDVARFPRYNDPLKLLETRTGRCGEWCNLFMLILRSFGIEARYTWNREDHVWCEVYSNALKRWVHVDSCEKSFDEPHIYSVNWNKAMSYVIAFSNRSVKDVSRRYIVRNRLPRDQIDEDDLQFLTKYLTKLLRLQLPDEERYLLHCRDELEAIDLLGSKTAPMEIPPAAGAAGRQSGSADWKRQRGEDGR